Below is a window of Streptomyces spongiicola DNA.
CTCGCGGTAGAGCTCCGCCGTGCCCCGGGCCGCGCGGGTCCAGGTGAAACGCGACAGCACGCGGTCCCGTCCGGCGGTGCCGATGCGGCGGCGGAGTCCTTCGTCCCCGAGGAGCCGGCCGAGCGCCGCGGCGAGGGCGTGGGCGTCGCCGGGCGGCACGGCGAGGCAGGTCTCCCCGTCGGGGCCGGTGACCTCGGGGATGGCGCCGCCGGTGGTGGCGACCAGCGGGGTGCCGGTGGCCATCGCCTCGGCGGCCGGCAGCGAGAAGCCCTCGTACAGCGACGGCACACAGGCCACCTGGGCGCCGCGCACGAGGTCCACCAGCTCCCGGTCGGAGACGCCCTTCACGAACCGCACGGCGCCGGCGAGCCCGTACCGCTCGATCATCCGGGCCACCGGGCCGTCCTCGGCGCGCTTGCCGACGACGACGAGATGGGCGTCCGGCCGCTCGGAGCGGAGCCCGGCGAGCGCCTCCACGAGGAACACCAGGCCCTTGAGCGGCACATCGGCGCTGGAGGTGGTCACGATCCGGCCGGGCACCTCGGCGACCGACGGATCCGGCGAGAAGAGACCGGTGTCGGCGCCGATGTGCACGACCCGCAGCCGCTCGGGCCGCACGCCGAGGTGTTCGACGATCTCCTGCTCGGAGGAGCCGGAGACGGTGAGGACGGACGGCAGTCGGCGGGCGACCCGCTTCTGCATCCGGGTGAAGCCGTACCAGCGGCGCACCGACAGCCGCCGCCGCCAGTCCTGCGCCGCGTCCAGGTCGAGCCGGCGGTCGACGGTGATGGGGTGGTGGATGGTGGTGACCAGCGGTGCGCCGAGGTCGCCGAGGAGTCCGTAGCCGAGGGTCTGGTTGTCGTGGACGACGTCGAAGTCGCCCCGGCGCGCCAGCAGATGGCGCCGTGCGCGCAGCGAGAAGGTCAGCGGCTCGGGGAAGCCGCCGGTCCACATCGTGGCGACCTCCAGCCCGTCGATCCAGTCGCGGTACTCGCCGCGGCCGGGGGTGCGGAAGGGGTCGGGCTGCCGGTAGAGGTCGAGGCTGGGCAGCTCGGTGAGCGGCACGCCTTCGTCGAGCACGGGGAAGGGCTGGGCGCCGATCACCTCGACGCGGTGGCCGAGGCGGGCGAGTTCGCGCGACAGATGGCGTACGTAGACGCCCTGGCCCCCGCAGAAGGGGTTGCCCTTGTAGGTGAGGAGCGCGATGCGCAGCGGTCGGTCACCGGCGCCGGACGCACCCCCACGGGGCCCGGCCGCTATGGCCTCAGCGGTCACCTACGGCCCCCTTCTCACTCCACTTTCGCCGGAGCGTAACCGCTCGCGTTAATCTAGAACAAGTTCCACACTCGATCGTTCTTGATCGCTCAAGGAGCATCGAATCTACCGGCAGGTAGCGCTGCCGGAAGGCCTGGATCAGGTGATTCGCGCCACGGCGCGGAGCCCTGCCATGCTGGGCCCTCCGCAGCTCCCGGAACGGGAACGCAGCACGGATCCGGACAGCGGGCCGGGAAGGGCCCCTGGACCGGGGACGGGGACGGGGACGAGAGAGATGAGCGCGGACACCAGGCCGGCGGTTCCGGCGGCCCTGCCCCTGACGGAGCGCCAGGAGGCCAGGCGCCGGCGTATCCTGCACGCCACCGCCCGGCTGGCCTGCCGGGGCGGCTTCGACGCCGTGCAGATGCGGGAGGTCGCCGAGGCCGCGGGGGTCGCCCTCGGCACGCTGTACCGCTACTTCCCCTCCAAGGTGCACCTGCTCGTGGCCACGATGCAGGACCAGCTCGAGCATCTGCACGCCACCCTGCGCGAACGCCCGCCGGCCGCGGACAGCGCGGCGGAGCGGGTGGCCGAGACCCTGATGCGGGCGTTCCGCGCCCTCCAGCGCGATCCGCATCTGGCGGACGCGATGGTGCGGGCGCTGACCTTCGCGGACCGCAGCGTCAGCCCCGAGGTGGACAGGGTCTCGCGGCAGACCACGGCGATCATCCTGGACGCGACGGGCCTTGAGGACCCGACGCCCGAGCAGCTCTCGGCCGTCCGGGTCATCGAGCACACCTGGCACTCGGCCCTGATCACCTGGCTGTCCGGCCGGGCCTCCATCGCCCAGGTGCGGATCGACATCGAGACCGTCTGCCGGCTGATCGACCTCACGGACCCGGGGCGGGACCGGCGGTCCGGCTGACGCCCGCGGCGGCGCGGGACGGGCCTGATCCCGCACCGCGCGCTCCGGATGCACCTCGCTCCCCGCCCGATCCGGCCCGCACCGCCCGCACCGCGCGCCCCGCCCGCATACGGCACCGGGCCCGCCCTCGCGTATGCGGCACCGGGCTCTCAGGTCTTGATGACGGACGGGGAGGACCGGGCCCGCCCGCGCGTACGCGGCACCGGGCCGCCGCAGGCCGCCGGTGCCTCCTCCGGCGGGCCCCACCCGGCCGCCGCGCCTACTCCCCGGGCTCCTCGGGCGGGAACACGGCGGCACCGCCCCCGGACCGCCGGATCGAGATGGCCTCGACCGGGCAGCCCTCCGCCGCCGCGAGGATGTCGTCGTCGGCATCGGTCTCCGGCTCGGTGGGACGGGACTGGCGGGCCGCGTCCAGCGCGAAGCCGTCCGGCGCGCTGCCGACACACATTCCCGATCCGATGCACACACCCCGGTCGACCTCGACCTGCCAGCGGTCACCCATCAGTCTCGCTCCCGTATCCCGACGGCAAATGCACCATCTTGTACTCGAAGTACTCACCGTATCCCTCGGGACCGAACTCCCGCCCCAGCCCGGAGTTCTTGTATCCGCCGAACGGTCCAAGCATGTCGATGCTGAAGGTGTTGACGCTGTACGTACCGGTCCTGATCCGCCTCGCGAAGTCGACCCCGCGTGCCGCGTCGGCCGTCCACACGCTGCCGCTGAGCCCGTACTCGGAGTCGTTCGCGATCGCCGCGGCCTCGTCCTCGCCGCCGTAGGGCAGCAGGCAGACGACGGGGCCGAAGATCTCCTCGCGCGCGATCCGCATGGCGTTGTCCACGCCGCCGAAGAGGGTCGGCTCGACGTACCAGCCGCGCTCCAGACCGGCCGGGCGGCCGCCCCCGGCGAGGATCTTGGCGCCCTCCGCCTGGCCGATCGCGATGTAGTCGAGCGACCTCTGCTGCTGGCGGCGTGCGACGAGCGGGCCGACCTGGGTCGCCGGGTCCATCGGGTCGCCGGTCACCAGGTCCCCGGCCGCCGCGGCGAAGGCGTCGGCGAACTCGTCGTAGCGGGCGCGCGGGACGAGAACGCGGGTCTGGGCCACACACGCCTGGCCGTTGTTCATCCACGCCGCCGGGACGATGCCCCGGACGGCCGCCTCCGCGTCGGCGTCGGGCAGGACCACCGCGGCGGACTTGCCGCCGAGTTCCAGCGTGACGCGGGTGAGGTTGCGGGCGGCGACCTCCATCACGCGCCTGCCCGCCGCGACCGAGCCGGTGAAGGAGACCTTGTCGACGTCGGGATGCCCGACGAGGTACTCGCCGACCTCGCGGCCGGCGGGCAGGATCGACAGCACGCCCTCCGGCAGCCCGGCCTCACGGACGATGTCGGCCAGGATGTACGCGTCCAGCGGGGTCTCGGGCGAAGGCTTGAGGACCACCGAGCAGCCCGCGAGCAGAGCGGGCGCGAGCTTGGCCGCCGCGACGAACTGCGGGACGTTCCAGGGAACCACGGCCGCGACCACGCCCACCGGTTCACGCCGGACGAGCAGCGGACCCAGGAGTCCGCTTCGCCGTTCCTCGTAGGTGAAGTCGCGCGCGACGGCGAGGGCCGCGTCCCAGACCATCACGGCGCCGAGTGCCTGGGCCAGCACGCTCCAGGAGTACGGCGAGCCGTTCTGCGCGCTGATCGAGCGCGCGATCTCCTCGTGCCGTGCGGCGATCGCGTCCTTGATCCTGCCGACGACCTCGAGACGCTCCCCGAGCGGGCTGCGCGGCCAGGAACCGTGGTCGAACGCGGCGCGGGCGGCCGCGACGGCGCGGTCCGCATCGGCCCGCGAGGCATCCGGGACACGTCCGATGACCTGCTCGGTGTGCGGCGAGACCACCTCGATGGTGCCGGTGCCGCGGGGATCGACCAACTCCCCGCCGATGAACAGCTTTCCGTGCTCGACAAGTCCGGTCATGACGACTGCCTCCCGCGGCCCGGCTCCCCGCCACGAACTGACGGGGCATCAGAAACGGTCTACTGCCTGAACTGATAACAGCTATCGCCGGAGGAGTCCACGGCAGGGACGCCGCGGCCGCAACCGCGCGGCCGGGACGCTCCGGCCGGAACCCCTTGGCCGCAACGCGCCCCGGGAAGTCGGCGGAGGCAGGACGGGCGCCCCGGAGGAAGGGCGGAGACCGCGCGGCCGGGACGCTCCGGCCGGAACCCCTTGGCCGCAACGCGCCCCCGGAGGTCGGCGGAGGCAGGACGGGCGCCCCGGAGGAAGGGCGAAGACCGCGCGGCCGGGACGCTCCGGCCGGGACGCCCCGGCCGGAACCCCTGGGCCGCAACGCGCCCCGGACGGAGAGGCGCAGGCGGGAGCGGCGCCCCGGAGTCCGCGTCCGGCCGGCCCTTTGCAAAGAAGTCGCCTTGGGCGACCATGGGAACGGGTTCTCCTCACGGGCCCCGGTCGGGAGGACGGAGAACCCATGACGCGGGTGACTGAGCACGGCGGCGGTGTCTGGTCCCTTCAGGTGCCCATCCCGGACAACCCCCTGGGCCACACCCTGGTCCA
It encodes the following:
- a CDS encoding glycosyltransferase family 4 protein translates to MTAEAIAAGPRGGASGAGDRPLRIALLTYKGNPFCGGQGVYVRHLSRELARLGHRVEVIGAQPFPVLDEGVPLTELPSLDLYRQPDPFRTPGRGEYRDWIDGLEVATMWTGGFPEPLTFSLRARRHLLARRGDFDVVHDNQTLGYGLLGDLGAPLVTTIHHPITVDRRLDLDAAQDWRRRLSVRRWYGFTRMQKRVARRLPSVLTVSGSSEQEIVEHLGVRPERLRVVHIGADTGLFSPDPSVAEVPGRIVTTSSADVPLKGLVFLVEALAGLRSERPDAHLVVVGKRAEDGPVARMIERYGLAGAVRFVKGVSDRELVDLVRGAQVACVPSLYEGFSLPAAEAMATGTPLVATTGGAIPEVTGPDGETCLAVPPGDAHALAAALGRLLGDEGLRRRIGTAGRDRVLSRFTWTRAARGTAELYREAIAARPVPAGAR
- a CDS encoding ferredoxin produces the protein MGDRWQVEVDRGVCIGSGMCVGSAPDGFALDAARQSRPTEPETDADDDILAAAEGCPVEAISIRRSGGGAAVFPPEEPGE
- a CDS encoding TetR family transcriptional regulator yields the protein MSADTRPAVPAALPLTERQEARRRRILHATARLACRGGFDAVQMREVAEAAGVALGTLYRYFPSKVHLLVATMQDQLEHLHATLRERPPAADSAAERVAETLMRAFRALQRDPHLADAMVRALTFADRSVSPEVDRVSRQTTAIILDATGLEDPTPEQLSAVRVIEHTWHSALITWLSGRASIAQVRIDIETVCRLIDLTDPGRDRRSG
- a CDS encoding aldehyde dehydrogenase — encoded protein: MTGLVEHGKLFIGGELVDPRGTGTIEVVSPHTEQVIGRVPDASRADADRAVAAARAAFDHGSWPRSPLGERLEVVGRIKDAIAARHEEIARSISAQNGSPYSWSVLAQALGAVMVWDAALAVARDFTYEERRSGLLGPLLVRREPVGVVAAVVPWNVPQFVAAAKLAPALLAGCSVVLKPSPETPLDAYILADIVREAGLPEGVLSILPAGREVGEYLVGHPDVDKVSFTGSVAAGRRVMEVAARNLTRVTLELGGKSAAVVLPDADAEAAVRGIVPAAWMNNGQACVAQTRVLVPRARYDEFADAFAAAAGDLVTGDPMDPATQVGPLVARRQQQRSLDYIAIGQAEGAKILAGGGRPAGLERGWYVEPTLFGGVDNAMRIAREEIFGPVVCLLPYGGEDEAAAIANDSEYGLSGSVWTADAARGVDFARRIRTGTYSVNTFSIDMLGPFGGYKNSGLGREFGPEGYGEYFEYKMVHLPSGYGSETDG